GATTCTTCCGCCGGCCCGACGTGCGCCAGGCAAAAGGCTCCTACAACTACACCTTTCGCCCTGCCAGCGGCCCGGTGCTCTCTGACGACATTGACTTCTACACCGAGCGCATCTGGGACCACCACGGCACGCCGCTCGACTTCTACTTCAATCCGTCTTACAACATCAACTTCAAGCGCCAAACGTACTTCGGCCTATGGGCCAACTTCGGCCAGGACCGCCTGCGCCCCATCGATTACTCGCAGCTCACCGGCGACGTCGAATATCACAGCCACGTCGCCGGAGCCAGCTTCTCGACCTCGCCCGTGCCCTATCTCGGCTTCAGCGCCTCCTACTCCGGAGGAACGGTCATCAACTATTCGCCGCCCTCGAACGATGCGCCGGCTCCCGTCGACGAATCGCAGCCCAGCATCAGCGTCGAGATCAAGGCCCTGCGCGCCATCGACCTGCAGAACAGTTATTCGTTCACGCGCTTCTCCACGCTCAACAGCGGCCAGACCGTTTATGACAACCACCAGATCGTCAGCCGCTGGAACTACCAGATGACCAAGGCCGCTTCGCTCAACCTCATCGGCCAGTACATCTCCACTCTGCCCAACGAGCAGTACACCGACGCCAGCAACTCCCAGTCGCTCTTTGCCGACGCTCTCTTCACTTACATGCCCCACCCCGGCACGGCGTTTTACTTCGGCTACATCGGCAACTTTGACAATTACGACCGCTCGCTCTGCACCCGCCTGCCCGACGGCCTCTGCAATTCCAGCGATCCCATCCTGCCCACCAACAGCCCCACCCTCATGAACGATGGCAAGACGATCTACGTGAAGATGACCTACCTGCTGCGCTTCTAGCCGAATCGTCCTGCCCCTGCGTCCGCGCCGCCGCGCGTGCAACAATACTCGCGTGACCCCCGCCAGCCCTCTGCCGCGCTATCAGCAAGCTCTCGCCGCAGCCACCCGGAACAGCACCCGCTTCCAGCGACTGGACCGCCGTTGGGTTGCCGCCAAAATCATCCTTTTTCTCATCTTCGCTGTGGCCAGCCTCGCGGTCATTCACTACGCACCGCAATACTCCTTTGCCCTCGCGCTCTTAATCGTCGCCATCATCGTTACATTTGTTCTGCACGAGCGCACTCTTGCCCGCCTGCGCCGCTCTCAGCGCCTCATGCGCTTCTGTGAGCAGGCCATGGCCCGGCTGGAAGACCGCTGGCCCGGCACCGGCGCGAGCGGAGAGCGCTTTCTTGACAACGCCCACCTCTACGCCCGCGACCTCGATCTCTTCGGCTCCGGCTCGCTCTTTGAGCTGCTCTCCATCTGCCGCACCCGCTCTGGAGAAGAGACGCTCGCCCACTGGCTGCTCACGCCCGCGCTGGTCGAGGTCATCGGGCAGCGTCAGTCTGCCGTGCAGGATCTCGCGCCCCGCTTCGACTTTCGTGAAGCCATGGCGCTCGCCGGCGAAGAGATGCAGGTCGGCGTCCATCCTGAAAAGTTCATCGCGTGGTGCGAGGCCCCGTCACCTCTCGCGAGATTCTTTAGCCGCTTCATCGCTCCGCTGCTGGCGCTGCTTTGGGTCGCCACCCTCGTCCTCTGGTTCATCGAGTACGCCCGCACCGGCGTCGCAGGCTCTCCGCTCTGGATCATCGCCATCTCGGTACTCAACTACGGCGTGCGCTTCCTCTTCGGCAAGGGGGCCGAATCCGCCGCTGACGCCGTCGAAGAAGCAGTCACCGCGCATGACCTGGCGCTGCTTTCCGCCGTCTTCGAGCTGATGGAACACGAGGCCTTCCAGTCGGAAAAACTGCTGGCCCTGCAGTCTGTCGTTGGCCGTCAGCCGGAGTGCGCTTCCCGTGCATTACGCAGCCTGAACCGCCG
The DNA window shown above is from Acidobacterium capsulatum ATCC 51196 and carries:
- a CDS encoding MutS-related protein is translated as MTPASPLPRYQQALAAATRNSTRFQRLDRRWVAAKIILFLIFAVASLAVIHYAPQYSFALALLIVAIIVTFVLHERTLARLRRSQRLMRFCEQAMARLEDRWPGTGASGERFLDNAHLYARDLDLFGSGSLFELLSICRTRSGEETLAHWLLTPALVEVIGQRQSAVQDLAPRFDFREAMALAGEEMQVGVHPEKFIAWCEAPSPLARFFSRFIAPLLALLWVATLVLWFIEYARTGVAGSPLWIIAISVLNYGVRFLFGKGAESAADAVEEAVTAHDLALLSAVFELMEHEAFQSEKLLALQSVVGRQPECASRALRSLNRRLQWLESRHNMALRLFAPFLFTTTLLVSPVEAWRQQHGRHLQAWLTAAGEIEALLSLSCYAAEHPQAVFPAFTAETPTFHATALTHPLLPASRAVPNDVRLDASLQLIVLSGPNMAGKSTLLRAIGLNAVLAQAGAPVCAAQLTLSPLAVAASICVLDSLQGGLSRFYAEIQRLKQMQDRALATPGVLFLLDELFSGTNSNDRRTGTEAIVRTLLRHAAIGIVTTHDLALTQIVDRLGDRPGDQLGGHAANYHFGDRFHSGELHFDYRMTPGIVESTNALQLMRAVGLDV